The segment TAACCGCGTGCCTCGCCGGCCGTGACGGGCAGTGCGTCGAGCAGCGCTTCGAGGACGGTGGCGCCGGGGATGGCCGCCTCGCGGAGCTGGGCAAGGTAGCCGAGCTGCGTCGCGTGGCCGAGGGCGAGGCCCCCGTCGAGGGGCGGCAGGTCGCCGGCGATCGTCCGGAGCAGCGTCGTCTTGCCGGCCCCGTTCGGGCCGACGATACCGATCCGTTCCCCTCGCGACGCGCTGAGCCACGGGGCGCGGGCGATCTCGACGGGCGCGCTTCCCTCGGTCCCGCGATCCTCGCCCGCGAGGCCATCCCCGCTCCGCGATGGGAGATACCCGACGACGAGTCCCTCGATGGTCAGAGCGGTCTCGCCGGACCGGCGCGGGCCGGCACCCGCGAGCGCGGTCGCCGGGATCCGGAGGCGCTTTCCGGTCCGCGGCGCATCCACCCGTGCCTCCTCGAGCCGCCCGAGGCGCGCCTCGTGCTCATGCATCTTGCTGAACTTCCGATGGCTCCGGTAGCGCTGGACGAGCTCACGCTCGCGTTCGATGTCCGACGCCTGACTCGCCACGTCCTTCGCCGCGCGCTCGTCGCGTTCGATGCGCTGGCGGTGGTAGGTGGACCAGTCGCCGCGGAACACCGTGAGGCGGCGATCTCGAAGCTCCCAGACCCGCGACACGGTCGCGTCGAGGAACGCCCGATCGTGCGACGCGACGAGGATCGCCCCGGAGCGCCGCCGAAGGTGCTCCTCGAGCCACTCGAGCGCCGCGATATCGAGGTGGTTCGTGGGTTCGTCGAGCAGCAGCAGGTCCGGATCAGCCACGACGAGGCGAGCGAGCGTCGCACGGGTCTGCTGGCCGCCGGACATCGCCACCGGCGGCCGCTCCCAGTCCGATCGGGCGAAGCCGAGGCCCGAGAGCGCCTCGTCGACACGCTGATCGAGCGTGTAGCCGCCGAGGGCCTCGTATGTGTGCTGGAGGTGCTCGTAGGCCGTCTCCGTCACCCGGTGATCGAGCTCCATGGCCCGGATCTCCCGTTCCATCCGTTCGAGATGAGCGGCCCCGGATCGGACCGCGGTGCGGATGTCGGGGGCGGCCATGAACGCGGCGTCGAAGTGCGACTCCTGGAGGAGGAACCCGAGCGCAAGGCCGCGCCGCCGGTGGACCTCGCCGTGGTCCGGTTCGTCGACCCCGGCGGCGATCCGGAGGAGCGTCGTCTTGCCGGCCCCGTTCGGACCGACGAGGCCGATCCGATCGCCGACGGCGATGGCAGCGCTCACCTCGTCGAGGATCGTGAACGTCCCGATCTCGCGGCCGACGGCGGACAGGCGGAGGAGCGACATCAGGGTTCCGCTCCCACGACCCGGCGCGCCGCGGCGCGCCGGGTGGCTGCCGCCCGTCGGGTCCGTTCGGTCCGCGCCCGCGCAGCCACCGCCCGCGCCTCTGCGCCGCTGAGCCCGAGCGGCACGGCATCGACCATCCCTCCGAGGTCGGTCCACCGGCCTCCCGAGCGATGACGGTGACCCGTCATGCCACGGAGCATGGCGCCCGCGCCCGCCTGGTCGACCGCCGGCAGTCGCTGGCACCACGAGCAGAAGTGCGTCGCCCGCCCCCCGACGACGATCCGGCGGATGTCGCGACCGCAGCGGGGACATGGCTCACCCGTCCGCTGGTACGCGACGAGGCGCTCCTGCATGCTCCCGTCCCCGTCCGGCGCGGTGTAATCGTCGATCGACGATCCGCGCCGTACGATCGCCTCGGCGAGGATCGCCCGGATCGCCGCGTGGAGGCGCCGCTCGTCTGCCGGGCGGAGCGACGATGCGCGCCGGAGCGGATGGAGTCGCGCCGTCCAGAGCGCCTCGTCCGCGTAGATGTTGCCGATCCCGGCCACGAACGACTGGTCGAGGAGGAGGGGCTTGAGCCGGCCGCGCCGCGCCCGGACGAGCCGGCGGAACCGGGCGACCGTGAACGACGGGTCGAGCGGTTCCGGACCAAGTCCCGCGAGCGCTCCGCCACCACCCTCGACGAGCGCACCGGTCTGCGGATCCCGATGGTGGACGCCCACCCGACCGAACTTGCGGATGTCGCGGAACCGGATCTCACGACCGTCCGCGAGCTCGAGCACGAGGCGGACATGCGGGTCGTCCGGGGCGACCGCCGGCACGACGAAGAGCTGGCCCGTCATCCTGAGATGGACGGACAGGACGACACCCCCGGCGAGCTCCACGAGGACGAGCTTCGCCCGTCGGCCGACGGCCTCGATGCGGCGGCCGACGACGGCCGCGGCGAAGACCTCCGCATCGCTGCCTCGGAGCGTGCGCGGCCAGGACGAGCGGACGCCGCCGATCGTCGCGCCCACGATCCGCGGCCCGAGATCGCGGGCGATCGTCTCGACCTCCGGAAGCTCAGGCATCGACGGGCGCCATCGCCTCCCAGTCGTCGCCGACCTTGATGTCGACGGTGAGCGGCACGTCGAGTGGCATCGCGCCCTCCATCGCCTCGCGGAGGACCGGCACGAGCGAGGTGACCTCCTCGCG is part of the Chloroflexota bacterium genome and harbors:
- a CDS encoding ABC-F family ATP-binding cassette domain-containing protein — its product is MSLLRLSAVGREIGTFTILDEVSAAIAVGDRIGLVGPNGAGKTTLLRIAAGVDEPDHGEVHRRRGLALGFLLQESHFDAAFMAAPDIRTAVRSGAAHLERMEREIRAMELDHRVTETAYEHLQHTYEALGGYTLDQRVDEALSGLGFARSDWERPPVAMSGGQQTRATLARLVVADPDLLLLDEPTNHLDIAALEWLEEHLRRRSGAILVASHDRAFLDATVSRVWELRDRRLTVFRGDWSTYHRQRIERDERAAKDVASQASDIERERELVQRYRSHRKFSKMHEHEARLGRLEEARVDAPRTGKRLRIPATALAGAGPRRSGETALTIEGLVVGYLPSRSGDGLAGEDRGTEGSAPVEIARAPWLSASRGERIGIVGPNGAGKTTLLRTIAGDLPPLDGGLALGHATQLGYLAQLREAAIPGATVLEALLDALPVTAGEARGYLARFLFRDEDVFKEVRTLSGGERSRLELALLGIMPSNLLLLDEPTNHLDIPAREAIESFLADSPATILVVSHDRRLLETICDRLWVVGDGLAVSFDGGYRAWRVAASEGWTIRDAAAAEERRLHGGRAVPPLRGSAARERSAAESGPSRASAAAVPAAPPVRRPIRSRLSKDRYRRERSTIDGDLTRLGLRKGHLELAMSDPSVQANFVELRRIASELADVESTLAAAEEAWLELEERAP
- the mutM gene encoding bifunctional DNA-formamidopyrimidine glycosylase/DNA-(apurinic or apyrimidinic site) lyase, which encodes MPELPEVETIARDLGPRIVGATIGGVRSSWPRTLRGSDAEVFAAAVVGRRIEAVGRRAKLVLVELAGGVVLSVHLRMTGQLFVVPAVAPDDPHVRLVLELADGREIRFRDIRKFGRVGVHHRDPQTGALVEGGGGALAGLGPEPLDPSFTVARFRRLVRARRGRLKPLLLDQSFVAGIGNIYADEALWTARLHPLRRASSLRPADERRLHAAIRAILAEAIVRRGSSIDDYTAPDGDGSMQERLVAYQRTGEPCPRCGRDIRRIVVGGRATHFCSWCQRLPAVDQAGAGAMLRGMTGHRHRSGGRWTDLGGMVDAVPLGLSGAEARAVAARARTERTRRAAATRRAAARRVVGAEP